Proteins encoded by one window of Candidatus Hydrogenedentota bacterium:
- a CDS encoding general secretion pathway protein GspK — translation MTRRGGHNRGSALVFALAILGIIVTFGFAMYRFTLLESDALGDDIDRDRARWDAASGVEHAIAELQTAIGSGQVDALLKPEGVAPVSLGIYRLASTLPNSDASLIPDDRYESSASVTISDECARMNVNLAPPAVLISMLKIDGEKARQVREKLPRLDGAPASPEEGRRWLSSVDELSGLQVLAPDTLTPERVKDLTVFSALDMQNAAGYVNLNTASSAVIEAALGVTPEVAAKVIAARPLNSLDALVAATGKDPNGFNFKPAADNPSGLPRELAFSSRCFRITSTATLTRKATQDTNTATVEAVVQFPEGAAPRIVYWNEPSVGANTGK, via the coding sequence ACGCGCCGCGGCGGACATAACCGCGGTTCTGCGCTGGTGTTTGCGCTCGCCATTCTGGGCATCATCGTTACCTTTGGATTTGCGATGTACCGCTTTACGCTCCTCGAGAGCGACGCGCTGGGCGACGACATCGACCGGGACCGCGCGCGGTGGGACGCCGCGAGCGGTGTGGAACACGCGATTGCGGAACTGCAGACGGCGATTGGGTCGGGCCAGGTGGACGCGCTGTTGAAGCCCGAAGGCGTCGCGCCGGTTTCGCTCGGAATCTACCGCCTCGCGAGCACGCTGCCGAATTCCGATGCCTCGTTGATTCCCGACGATCGCTACGAGAGCAGTGCGAGTGTGACCATTAGCGACGAGTGCGCGCGCATGAACGTGAACTTGGCGCCGCCCGCGGTGCTGATCTCGATGCTCAAGATCGACGGCGAGAAGGCGCGGCAGGTGCGCGAGAAATTGCCGCGGCTCGATGGCGCGCCCGCGAGTCCTGAAGAAGGCCGGCGCTGGCTTTCGAGCGTCGATGAGCTTTCGGGGTTGCAGGTGCTTGCGCCGGACACGCTCACGCCGGAGCGCGTGAAGGACTTGACGGTGTTCAGTGCGCTGGACATGCAGAACGCGGCGGGCTACGTGAACTTGAACACGGCGTCGAGCGCCGTGATCGAGGCGGCGCTGGGCGTGACGCCGGAAGTGGCGGCGAAGGTGATCGCGGCGCGGCCGCTGAATTCGCTCGATGCGCTTGTGGCCGCGACGGGCAAGGACCCGAACGGATTCAATTTCAAACCCGCCGCCGACAACCCCAGCGGGCTGCCGCGGGAACTCGCGTTCTCGTCGCGCTGTTTCCGCATCACGAGTACGGCGACGCTTACGCGGAAGGCCACACAGGATACGAACACGGCGAC